One window of the Eucalyptus grandis isolate ANBG69807.140 chromosome 8, ASM1654582v1, whole genome shotgun sequence genome contains the following:
- the LOC104414763 gene encoding leucine-rich repeat extensin-like protein 6, which yields MGRNPRDRLSLALLAIVLSITFSSLTRSHAQQPPLSFPPSFPNPRLFNAYIALQAWKHAITSDPKNITGNWCGPEVCNYTRVFCAPAPGDPHNLTTVAGIDLNHGNISGSLPEDLGLLADLALFHINSNRFHGTLPESFRKLRLLFELDVSNNLLSGKFPTVVFDLPSLKFLDIRFNRYRGKVPARVFDLKLDALFINNNNFSFSLPPNIGNSPVSVIVIANNNLNSCLPSSISNMSKTLNQIIITNSGLTGCLPPDIGALKNVTVFDVSGNDLVGKLPDTIGHMRALEQLNVAHNKLSGDIPKSICSLPKLQNFTYSDNYFCGEPEICLKLQNEDDRENCIPDRPLQRSAEECDAFYSHPVDCGAYGCWPRSRSSSPPLQSPSPAPSLPANFHY from the coding sequence ATGGGGAGAAACCCTCGTGATCGTCTCTCTCTAGCCCTCTTGGCTATCGTCCTCTCCATCACGTTCTCCTCCCTAACTCGTTCCCATGCCCAACAGCCTCCATTGAGTTTCCCTCCAAGCTTCCCAAACCCTAGGCTTTTCAATGCTTACATTGCCCTCCAAGCCTGGAAGCATGCCATCACCTCGGACCCGAAGAACATCACCGGAAACTGGTGTGGCCCCGAGGTGTGCAACTACACCCGGGTCTTTTGTGCCCCGGCCCCCGGTGACCCGCACAACCTCACCACAGTGGCCGGCATCGACCTCAACCATGGCAACATCTCGGGGTCGCTCCCGGAGGACCTTGGCCTCCTCGCCGACCTTGCACTGTTCCACATCAACTCGAACCGCTTCCACGGGACTCTCCCTGAGAGCTTCCGCAAACTCCGCCTCCTCTTCGAGCTTGATGTGAGCAACAACCTCCTCTCCGGCAAGTTCCCCACCGTGGTATTTGACCTCCCTTCCCTCAAGTTCCTTGACATACGCTTCAATAGATACCGTGGCAAAGTGCCAGCTAGGGTGTTCGACTTGAAGCTAGACGCTTTGttcatcaacaacaacaacttcAGCTTCAGCCTCCCGCCGAACATCGGTAACTCCCCGGTCTCCGTGATCGTCATCGCGAACAACAACCTCAACAGCTGCCTCCCTTCGAGCATATCAAACATGTCGAAGACCCTCAACCAGATCATCATCACCAACTCAGGGCTGACTGGGTGCTTGCCGCCAGACATCGGAGCGCTGAAGAACGTCACGGTCTTCGATGTAAGCGGCAACGACCTGGTCGGGAAGTTGCCAGACACGATCGGGCACATGAGGGCCTTGGAACAATTGAATGTGGCTCACAACAAGCTATCCGGTGATATCCCAAAAAGCATATGCTCTTTGCCTAAGTTGCAAAACTTCACTTATTCAGATAATTATTTTTGTGGAGAGCCAGAGATATGTCTCAAGTTGCAAAATGAGGATGATAGAGAGAACTGCATTCCTGATCGGCCACTCCAAAGGTCAGCCGAAGAATGTGACGCCTTCTATTCACACCCTGTTGACTGTGGAGCCTATGGCTGCTGGCCCCGAAGCCGGTCATCGTCGCCGCCTCTGCAATCGCCATCTCCTGCTCCGTCGCTGCCCGCCAACTTTCACTATTAA
- the LOC104414764 gene encoding 40S ribosomal protein S3a has protein sequence MAVGKNKRISKGKKGGKKKAVDPFAKKDWYDIKAPSVFTVKNVGKTLVSRTQGTKIASEGLKHRVFETSLADLQGDEDHSYRKIRLRCEDVQGRNVLTNFWGMNFTTDKLRSLVRKWQTLIEAHVDVKTTDNYTLRMFCIGFTKRRPNQAKRTCYAQSSQIRQIRRKMREIMVNQATSCDLKELVRKFIPESIGKEIEKATSSIYPLQNVFIRKVKILKAPKFDLGKLMEVHGDYSEDIGVKLDRPADETVAEAPTEVIGA, from the exons ATGGCCGTCGG GAAGAACAAGAGGATCTCGAAGGGGAAGAAGGGTGGGAAGAAGAAGGC GGTCGATCCGTTCGCGAAGAAGGACTGGTACGATATCAAGGCGCCGTCCGTGTTCACCGTCAAGAACGTGGGCAAGACACTCGTTTCTCGTACTCAGGGTACAAAG ATTGCTTCAGAAGGTCTCAAGCATAGAGTGTTTGAGACATCGCTTGCTGACCTTCAAGGTGATGAGGACCACTCCTACAGGAAGATCCGTTTGAGATGTGAAGATGTCCAGGGTAGAAATGTCCTGACTAATTTCTGG GGCATGAACTTTACAACTGATAAGCTGAGGTCCTTGGTGAGGAAATGGCAAACTTTGATTGAAGCCCATGTTGATGTCAAGACAACAGATAATTACACATTGAGGATGTTTTGCATTGGTTTCACTAAGAGACGTCCTAACCAAGCCAAGAGGACCTGCTATGCTCAGTCTAGCCAGATTAGACAG ATACGTAGGAAGATGAGGGAAATCATGGTAAACCAGGCAACATCTTGTGATTTGAAAGAGTTGGTCCGCAAGTTCATTCCAGAATCAATTGGAAAGGAGATTGAAAAGGCAACATCAAGCATCTATCCCCTACAGAATGTGTTCATCCGGAAAGTGAAGATCTTGAAAGCTCCTAAGTTTGACCTTGGGAAGTTGATGGAG GTTCATGGAGATTATTCGGAAGATATTGGTGTGAAGCTGGACAGGCCAGCTGATGAAACAGTGGCAGAGGCGCCTACCGAGGTTATTGGAGCTTGA
- the LOC104414765 gene encoding protein NETWORKED 1A: MAALLHSESRRLYSWWWSSHIRPKNSKWLQDNLTDMDAKVKAMIKLIEEDADSFARRAEMYYKRRPELMKLVEEFYRAYRALAERYNHATVELRQAHRTMAEAFPDQVPDELAEDSASTSSGGEVDPHTPESSHPRRASFEMYDSNRDASSLSSNNASGVKRHGAYSESSGSTSCISKKGLKQVHEIFESDEVTSQYRPADGITSRGLNLPEILQNGLSQLSSENQNLKIQVASESERASRAEIEVQTLKKILAEIQAEKDSMLSQYEQILEQISNLKRDLDHAQENARGLDDRASKADIEIKILKEALEKLEAERDASLAQYNQSLRKISSLEMQLSRAEEDSKGLSERAISAETETQNLKHELSRLEAEKEAGLLQYRQCLETISVLESKISLAEMDAGKLSEQVANAEAEIQKLEHAVVKSNEEKEAVAFLYKQCLETLARMESELSRAQDDARRLNSEVAIGAEKLKNAEEQRLLLEKSNQSLQSDAENLSQKVAMKDQELSRKHEELRKIQEQMQDDRLQFVHVQASLETLQKLHYESHKEQRDLALEIKSGLQMLKDLETCKYGLEEEITKVKEENRSLTELNTSSTISEKNMKNELYSLKEMKEKLEQDFTTQLAQSTALQQEIFQLREEIKGLNGCYKALLSQVELAGLDPLCFGQTVKELQSKNSELEEIQKRDRDEREVLYEKLKNMDKISEKNVVLEISLSQLNSALEESKEKIKLLQENCQSLQGEKYSLVADKAALLSQLQIITENMQKLLEKNSSLESSISAARSEAESLREKSKRIDEFCQLLINEKSSLVNERSNLALHLDNVEQRLGSLERRFDNLEKKCDRLEKEKETTLCQVEELKGYLGVEKQERATHVQSSEARLAGLENHVHFLQDEIQLRKKEFEEEVEKAVNAQVEIFILQKFVEDLEAKNLSLLLECQKHAEASKLSNKLINELESENLEQQVEGEMLADEIGRLKTEIYQVFKALQIDAEVGREGEIVKQQIPSQLDRLPFVHIMDRIGQLKKSLTRSKDEEQKLLVENTVLVAFLRGLGLECNELESSKDFLKQELGIMTEQCMMQEKDKHELLEMKNLLKLDLGKAEQQQEALETDLKVMHKKLVDVQMAYQLLQEDNSNRQVENQALLEKITDSEAQKHALEEENSLIIQELNSLGNLSLVFQSFGKEKAEELKALAADLCGLQTINNDLREEIEVLRKKLETERAEKSLLVDSIEKLDREFNEVRDFNDQINHQILIGNDFLREKAKELSEVDQKLELSRFSAIELSRTVEELKRKHEESRVGREIVEKQIHELSEIRKRQEEQIESLLEVKQNLELKVNTLQNEIEERRIREENLSSELQERSNEFELWEAEAATFYFDLQISSIREVLLENKVQELSQVCQSLRDESAMKNGDIEQMKEKLGFLESEVGGLKNELSAYVPILSSLRDGMTSLKPQSNFWKHQHAEKAYPFPENGHAKFLEEQSFTVPAVSDLQKMQDRIEAVEKAVREEMGRVGMEKSQDALVNLENDSPEREEFHREKIVVGNDISDDQKPTESKCEIPPSQTGQLMKDIPLDQASDSLLNEISSRDEERPNNQMLEDAWKNSLNPSSELEIEKELGIDRVSASRELGKERSKKKILDRLASDAQKLTGLQASVQDMRRKAELKKSKRSHKVKYETVKRQLEEVQESVMHLMVMNDHLVKDIDVNLSSLDQTDEVEMEDIESVREQKIREQAKKESEKIGRLQFEVQNINYILLKMEDEKKGKGKSRFSRSSTGIILKDFIYIGSRNGERQKKKACFCGCRRPNADE; the protein is encoded by the exons TCGTGCGCTCGCGGAGAGGTACAACCATGCCACAGTGGAGCTTCGCCAAGCCCATCGAACTATGGCAGAAGCATTTCCTGATCAAGTACCTGATGAACTGGCGGAAGATTCAGCATCCACTTCATCAGGAGGTGAGGTTGATCCGCATACACCAGAAAGTTCTCATCCTCGCCGGGCATCGTTTGAAATGTATGATTCAAATAGAGATgcttcatctctctcttcaaaCAATGCATCTGGTGTAAAAAGACATGGAGCATACTCAGAAAGCTCAGGTTCCACCTCTTGTATAAGTAAGAAAGGTCTGAAACAGGTGCATGAGATATTTGAGTCTGATGAAGTGACTTCTCAATATAGGCCTGCTGATGGAATAACCAGCAGAGGGTTGAACCTTcctgaaattttgcaaaatgggtTGTCACAGTTATCTAGCGAGaatcaaaatctcaaaatcCAAGTCGCTTCAGAGTCTGAACGTGCAAGTAGGGCAGAAATTGAGGTTCAAACCTTGAAGAAGATCTTGGCTGAGATCCAAGCTGAAAAGGATTCTATGCTGTCACAATACGAGCAAATTCTGGAACAGATATCTAACCTGAAGAGAGATCTAGACCATGCTCAGGAGAATGCAAGAGGTCTGGACGATCGAGCAAGCAAAGCAGACATTGAGATAAAAATATTGAAGGAAGcgcttgagaaacttgaagctGAAAGGGATGCTAGCCTTGCTCAGTACAATCAGAGTCTAAGAAAGATATCCAGCCTCGAGATGCAGCTCTCTCGAGCTGAAGAGGATTCGAAAGGTCTTAGTGAGCGAGCTATTTCTGCAGAAACTGAAACGCAGAATCTCAAGCATGAACTTTCCAGactagaagctgaaaaagaagctgGCCTACTTCAGTATCGACAATGCCTGGAGACAATATCTGTTCTAGAAAGTAAAATTTCGCTTGCAGAGATGGATGCTGGAAAGCTATCTGAGCAAGTTGCGAACGCAGAAGCAGAAATTCAAAAGCTAGAGCATGCTGTTGttaaatcaaatgaagagaaagaagcagtcGCATTCCTGTACAAGCAGTGTCTTGAAACTTTGGCTAGGATGGAAAGTGAGCTTTCTCGTGCTCAAGATGATGCCAGAAGGCTAAATAGTGAAGTTGCAATAGGTGCCGAAAAGTTGAAGAATGCTGAAGAGCAGCGTCTTTTATTGGAGAAGTCAAACCAGTCTCTGCAGTCTGATGCAGAGAACCTATCACAGAAGGTTGCAATGAAGGACCAGGAACTTTCTAGGAAGCATGAAGAGTTGCGCAAGATTCAAGAACAAATGCAAGATGATCGCCTTCAATTTGTCCATGTTCAAGCAAGTTTGGAGACTTTACAGAAGCTGCACTACGAGTCTCACAAAGAGCAGAGAGATCTGGCTCTGGAAATAAAAAGCGGGCTTCAGATGTTGAAGGATTTGGAGACATGCAAATATGGTTTGGAGGAAGAGATCACTAAGGTCAAGGAAGAAAACCGAAGCCTCACTGAACTCAACACATCCTCCACCATCTCGGAGAAGAATATGAAGAATGAATTATATAGCTTGAAGGAGATGAAAGAGAAGCTTGAGCAGGATTTCACAACACAATTAGCACAAAGTACCGCTCTCCAGCAAGAGATTTTTCAATTGCGAGAAGAAATTAAGGGCTTAAATGGGTGCTATAAAGCACTTCTCTCCCAAGTGGAGTTGGCAGGTCTCGACCCTCTATGTTTTGGACAAACAGTGAAGGAGTTGCAAAGCAAGAACTCTGAGTTGGAAGAGATCCAGAAAAGGGATAGAGATGAGAGAGAAGTTCTTTATGAAAAGTTAAAGAACATGGAcaaaatttcagagaaaaatgTGGTGCTTGAAATATCCCTGTCCCAGTTAAACAGTGCATTAGAAGAATCCAAAGAGAAGATCAAGCTGTTACAGGAAAATTGCCAATCATTGCAGGGAGAAAAATACAGTCTTGTTGCTGATAAAGCTGCTTTGCTTTCTCAGCTACAGATTATTACTGAGAACATGCAGAAGCTCTTGGAGAAAAACTCATCATTGGAGAGTTCGATATCTGCTGCAAGATCTGAGGCtgagagcttgagagagaaATCGAAGAGGATAGATGAATTCTGCCAGTTGCTTATTAATGAGAAATCCAGCCTCGTAAATGAAAGAAGCAACCTTGCCTTGCACTTGGATAATGTGGAGCAGAGGCTCGGAAGTCTTGAAAGGAGGTTTGAcaacttggaaaaaaaatgtgatagactggagaaggagaaagaaaccaCTCTTTGTCAAGTCGAAGAATTGAAGGGCTACCTTGGTGTGGAGAAACAAGAACGTGCAACTCATGTACAATCAAGTGAGGCACGTTTGGCAGGTTTGGAAAACCATGTACACTTTTTGCAAGACGAAATTCAACTGAGGAAGAAGGAATTTGAGGAAGAAGTGGAGAAAGCCGTAAATGCGCAAGTTGAGATATTCATCTTGCAGAAGTTTGTAGAAGATCTGGAAGCAAAGAATTTATCCCTCTTGTTAGAATGTCAGAAACACGCTGAAGCTTCGAAATTATCCAATAAGTTGATTAATGAACTGGAGAGTGAAAATCTCGAGCAGCAGGTAGAAGGGGAAATGCTGGCAGATGAAATTGGAAGGCTGAAGACCGAAATTTATCAGGTGTTCAAGGCTCTTCAAATTGATGCAGAAGTAGGGCGTGAAGGTGAGATCGTGAAACAGCAAATACCTTCCCAACTTGACCGACTGCCTTTTGTGCATATAATGGACAGAATAGGGCAATTAAAGAAATCGCTGACAAGGAGCAAGGATGAAGAGCAAAAGTTGCTGGTTGAGAACACTGTGTTAGTTGCTTTTCTCAGAGGACTCGGATTAGAGTGTAATGAGCTAGAGTCAAGTAAAGACTTCCTCAAGCAGGAGCTCGGAATCATGACTGAGCAATGTATGATGCAGGAAAAAGATAAGCATGAGCTTCTAGAGATGAAAAACCTCTTGAAATTGGATCTAGGCAAGGCAGAACAACAGCAGGAGGCACTAGAGACTGATTTAAAAGTGATGCACAAGAAATTGGTCGATGTGCAGATGGCTTACCAGCTTTTGCAGGAAGATAACTCCAACAGACAAGTTGAAAACCAAGCTTTGCTGGAGAAGATTACAGATTCGGAAGCACAGAAGCATGCCCTTGAAGAGGAAAACTCTCTGATAATCCAAGAACTGAATTCTCTTGGTAACCTCTCTCTAGTTTTCCAGAGCTTTGGAAAGGAGAAAGCTGAAGAACTAAAAGCTCTTGCTGCTGATCTTTGTGGCCTCCAAACAATTAACAACGATCTAAGGGAGGAGATTGAGGTGTTGAGGAAGAAACTAGAGACAGAAAGGGCAGAAAAGTCACTCCTGGTTGACTCGATTGAGAAGTTGGACAGAGAGTTCAATGAAGTGAGAGACTTCAATGATCAAATAAACCACCAAATTTTGATTGGCAACGATTTTCTGAGAGAGAAGGCAAAGGAACTTTCGGAAGTAGACCAAAAACTGGAGCTTTCACGGTTCTCGGCGATTGAATTGTCGAGAACTGTCGAGGAACTAAAAAGGAAGCATGAAGAGTCAAGAGTGGGTAGAGAAATTGTCGAAAAGCAGATTCATGAGTTATCTGAAATAAGGAAAAGACAGGAGGAGCAAATTGAAAGTCTTCTGGAGGTCAAACAGAATCTGGAGCTCAAAGTGAACACATTACAGAATGAAATCGAGGAACGCAGGATTCGAGAAGAGAATTTGAGTTCAGAGCTGCAAGAGAGGAGCAATGAGTTTGAACTTTGGGAGGCTGAGGCTGCAACTTTTTACTTTGATCTCCAAATTTCTTCCATTCGAGAAGTTCTACTTGAAAATAAGGTTCAGGAGCTAAGTCAAGTCTGTCAAAGCCTAAGGGATGAAAGTGCTATGAAGAATGGGGATATTGAACAGATGAAAGAAAAACTTGGGTTCTTAGAGAGTGAAGTTGGTGGACTAAAGAATGAGCTATCTGCATATGTTCCCATCCTATCGTCTCTTAGAGATGGGATGACATCTCTCAAGCCACAATCCAATTTCTGGAAGCACCAG CATGCAGAAAAGGCATATCCATTTCCTGAAAATGGACATGCCAAGTTCCTAGAAGAACAAAGCTTTACAGTACCAGCAGTCTCAGATTTGCAGAAGATGCAAGATAGGATTGAAGCTGTTGAAAAGGCTGTCAGGGAAGAAATGGGAAGAGTTGGGATGGAGAAAAGTCAAGATGCGCTTGTGAATCTCGAAAATGACTCGCCAGAGAGGGAGGAGTTCCACAGAGAGAAAATAGTAGTTGGAAATGATATCAGCGATGACCAGAAGCCAACCGAGTCCAAATGCGAAATTCCTCCTTCGCAGACAGGGCAATTGATGAAAGATATTCCACTTGATCAAGCTTCAGATTCTTTGCTTAATGAAATAAGCAGTAGAGATGAAGAAAGACCAAACAATCAGATGCTTGAAGATGCATGGAAGAATAGTCTAAACCCTTCGTCAGAGCTAGAAATTGAGAAAGAATTGGGCATTGACAGGGTCTCGGCAAGTAGAGAACTTGGTAAagagagaagcaagaaaaagatcTTGGACAGACTTGCTTCTGATGCTCAGAAGTTGACTGGTCTCCAGGCAAGTGTGCAAGACATGAGAAGGAAAGCGGAACtgaagaagagcaagaggtCACACAAGGTCAAGTACGAGACAGTGAAGAGGCAGCTAGAAGAAGTGCAGGAGTCAGTCATGCACCTGATGGTCATGAATGATCATCTGGTGAAAGATATCGACGTGAACTTATCCTCATTGGATCAGACGGATGAAGTTGAGATGGAGGACATTGAGAGCGTCCGGGAGCAGAAAATAAGGGAGCAGGCGAAGAAAGAGAGTGAGAAGATCGGCCGCTTGCAGTTCGAGGTGCAGAATATCAACTACATCTTGCTGAAGATGGAGGACGAGAAAAAAGGCAAAGGGAAGAGCAGGTTCTCGAGGAGCAGCACGGGCATCATTCTGAAGGATTTCATTTACATCGGATCGAGGAATGGCGAAAGGCAAAAGAAGAAGGCCTGCTTTTGTGGCTGCAGGAGGCCTAATGCTGATGAGTGA